The region GAGTTCGTCGACCTCACGATCGAGCCCGACCTCGTCAAGGAGCACGCGCCGTTCATGCCCGGCCCCGCCTCCGCCGAGGACATGCTCAGAAAGACCTCGCAGTTCCAGAAGAAGTCGGTGAAGGCCTACTTCGGGGGCGACTACCAGGACGTCGACCGTGACCGGGTTCGAGTGGGGACGATCCACTCCGCGAAGGGTCGCGAGGCCGACCACGTCTTCGTGGCGACCGACCTCACCGAGAAGGTGGTCGAACAGATGGCCGCCTCCGTCGAGGAGGGATCCGCCGACGCTGCAGCGTTCGCTGAGAGCACCGACCCGGTCCCCCTGCTGACGGACAACGAGCGCCGGGTGTTCTACGTCGGGATGAGCCGGGCGCGTGAACGCCTCGTGATACTCGAAAACCTCGTGAGCGGCGCGCCGACGCTCCCGGTCGACGTCCTCCTCGACAACGAACCGTCGGGGATCACCGTCGAGGACGTCCTCGCCGAGGCCGAAGTCCCCGCCGCCGACTGAGCGCCGATTACTCGTTCTCCTCGTCCTTCGCCACCGCCCCGACCGCCTTCTCGGCCGCCGCCGTCGGCACGTCGTCGGGGGTCGTGACGTACTGCTTGAGCAGGATCATCAGCCCGGCGACGATACAGAGCGCCGCACCCATCGTGGTGCGCCCCGTGACGAGGAGGTTGACCCCGAGCAGCGCCACCGGGAGCGCGAGCGCCAGCGTCGCCACGAGCCCGAGCGTGTTGAGGATGCCCACGGGCTGACTGGAACGCGCGCTCACTTACTCGCTTCGCTCGCCCTACGGTCGCGGCGACCAGCCACACACCGAACAGACGGTTGCGTCGGCGGCGTGGAGCCCGCCGCAGTCGGGACACTGCTTCTTGTTGTAACTCTCCTCCCACCCCGGCGACTCCGTCTCGTGACCGCGTCCGGCGAGGAACTCGTCGATGTCGGGTTCGTTCGGTGTGGTTGCCATACGTGCCACGGTATGGCACGCCACGACATAGGTCTATTGGTGGTCACAGGAACCGCCGATCAGTGCAGTATACAACACCTGAACGGAAGTCGTTCGGCCCGTTCAGAGGTCGTAGAGCGCGCCGTACTTCGCGGTGACGTAGTCGAGGAAGTCGTCGGCGGCGAACGGTTCCCCGGTGGCCTCCTCGATCAGGTCGGGGGTGGTGTAGCGCTTGCCGTGACGGTGGACGTTCTCGGTGAGCCAGTCGTGGAGCGGGTCGAAGTTCCCGGACCCGATCTCGCCCTCGAGGCCGTCGATCTCGTCGTCGGCGCTGGCGTAGAGCTGGGCGGCGAGCACGCTTCCCAGGGAGTAGGTCGGGAAGTAGCCGAACGTGCCGTGCGACCAGTGGATGTCCTGCAGACAGCCCTCGGCGTCCGTTTCGGGTCGCACGCCGAGGTACTCCTCCATCTTGTCGTTCCAGACCTGCGGTACTTCCGCGACGTCGAGGTCGCCCTCGATGAGTTCGCGCTCGATCTCGAAGCGGAGCACGATGTGCATGTGGTAGGTGAGCTCGTCCGCCTCGACGCGAATGAGATTGTCCTCGTGGACGGTGTTCGCGGCCTCGTAGGCGTCCCGCGGGGTCGCGTCGTCGAGGCCCGAAAAGCGCTCTTTGACCTGGGGCAGGAAGAGCTCCCAGAACGGCTGCGAGCGAGCGACGTGGTTCTCCCAGAGTCTCGACTGGGATTCGTGGACCGAGAGGTTTCGATTCTCGCCGAGCGGCGTGCCGTACTCCTCGTCCGGGAGGCCGAGGGTGTAGGTCGCGTGGCCGAACTCGTGGACGGTGCTGGTGAGCGCGCCGAGCATGTCCGCCTCGTCGTAGCGCGTCATGACCCGCGCGTCGAAGGTGGTCCCCATCGAGAAGGGGTGTGGCGCGACGTCGAGCCGGCCGCGATCCCAGTCGTAGCCGAGAGTGTCGAGCGCGTCGCGCGAGAGCGCTTCCTGGGTGTCGGTGTCGAAGGTGCCGGAGAAGGGCGTGGCGAGGTCGACGTCGCTCTCACGCACCTCGTCGATGAGCGGGACGAGCTCCTCGCGGAGGCGTTCGAGAATTCGCTCGGTGGTGTCGAGCCCGAGGTAGGGTTCGTAATCCTCGAAGAGCACCTCGTAGGCAGGTCTATCCGGGTCGATGTGTTCGGCGTACTCGCGCTTGAGGTCGACGAGGTCCTCGACGACGGGCGCGAACTTCGAGAAGTCGTCTTCCGCCCTCGCTTCCTTCCAGACCGGGAGCGCCTCGCTGGTCGTTCGCGAGATCTCCTCGACGAGGTCGGTGGGGACGCGCGTCGAGCGCTCGTACTGTCGGCGGACCTCGCGGACGACCGCCGCCTCGCGGTCGTCGAGGTCACTGCTTTCGAGCGCGTCGAGCGCCTCGCCCATCCCCTCGTCGGTGAGGAGGTCGTGGCTCACGGCAGAGAGCGCCGAGAGCTGGCCGGAGCGGGCCGGCGTGCCGCCCTCCGGCATCATCACCTCCTGGTCCCAGCTCAGGATGCCCGCCGCGCCCTCGATGTTCGAGATGCGTTCGTAGCGTCGTGTGAGGTCGTCGTAGGCGTCGTCCGTGGGGTCGGCTGCCATACGGGAAGCCCGGGTCGCCGGCCTATCAATTCTCCCCTACGGCGTCGACTATCTCGGCGTAGATCCGATAGCAGCGGTCGAGGGCGGCGAGCGAGACGCTCTCGTCCTTGGTGTGGGCTTCCCCGAGTTCGGAGGGCCCACAGACCACACAGGTCACGTCCGCCGCCGCGAGCCAGCCGCCGTCGGTCGCGGCGGGCTTCGTGACGAGCTCCGGATCTCCGTCCTGACACTCGTCGGCCACCGTTCGAACGGTTTCGGCGAACGCCTCGTCGTCGCAGG is a window of Halococcus hamelinensis 100A6 DNA encoding:
- a CDS encoding DUF7533 family protein encodes the protein MSARSSQPVGILNTLGLVATLALALPVALLGVNLLVTGRTTMGAALCIVAGLMILLKQYVTTPDDVPTAAAEKAVGAVAKDEENE
- a CDS encoding HVO_0416 family zinc finger protein; translation: MATTPNEPDIDEFLAGRGHETESPGWEESYNKKQCPDCGGLHAADATVCSVCGWSPRP
- a CDS encoding carboxypeptidase M32; its protein translation is MAADPTDDAYDDLTRRYERISNIEGAAGILSWDQEVMMPEGGTPARSGQLSALSAVSHDLLTDEGMGEALDALESSDLDDREAAVVREVRRQYERSTRVPTDLVEEISRTTSEALPVWKEARAEDDFSKFAPVVEDLVDLKREYAEHIDPDRPAYEVLFEDYEPYLGLDTTERILERLREELVPLIDEVRESDVDLATPFSGTFDTDTQEALSRDALDTLGYDWDRGRLDVAPHPFSMGTTFDARVMTRYDEADMLGALTSTVHEFGHATYTLGLPDEEYGTPLGENRNLSVHESQSRLWENHVARSQPFWELFLPQVKERFSGLDDATPRDAYEAANTVHEDNLIRVEADELTYHMHIVLRFEIERELIEGDLDVAEVPQVWNDKMEEYLGVRPETDAEGCLQDIHWSHGTFGYFPTYSLGSVLAAQLYASADDEIDGLEGEIGSGNFDPLHDWLTENVHRHGKRYTTPDLIEEATGEPFAADDFLDYVTAKYGALYDL